Genomic window (Pogoniulus pusillus isolate bPogPus1 chromosome 17, bPogPus1.pri, whole genome shotgun sequence):
CAACAAAGTGAGAGCAAAAAGTCTTCACTTCTTACTCCATATTGGACAATTCATATTTGTCATACACATCATTTTCTTCTCCTGGCTCATTATCTGTGTGATGGATTTCAATTAAAACAATATAGGTCATTGCTCCAAGGACAGCTCCCAGCATGGGTGCAACTATAGGGACCCACCACCAGTTATTTCCAGCTCTGCAAgacgaaaaaaaaaaaaagagagaaagagagaacatGAATTATTTTCATTTGTTGCTGTAGTGAACACCCTGCTTTATCGTGAATAAATATGATGGCACTCACAACACTGTAGACCTTTCTATTTTGCCTTATGATTATGTGAATGGATGACACTGCCATCTGTCCTGCCCATGTTGCAATTGAAATGGTGACAACCACCAGACATGCTGGTGTGCTGTACTTGCTCCTTAGTAAATAAGGTCCCTTTACTTCTTGTCTGGCTTGGGGCACGGAATAGTTTGTGGAAAATGGTCTTCAGGCCTGCAACAGTATACAGTGCTCTTCTTGACAAGTATGACAGATTATAGTGAATTTTGAGTGTATTTGCCTTAAGGGATATAATAAAACACAGTGACTGTAAAGTAGATTATACTTGACCAGAGTGGCCAAGTTTCAGATTTCATGATGCAGCATCTTACGTCTGTTTATAATGTGGGGTCTTTCAGTATGAGGTAAATAAACATTCAGACGTTTCATACACATAAAAGTTAATCTTTTGTAGAATTATTGTGTTCGTTAAGAAAGTCCAGCACATAGGCTCCACTGAAATATTTGTATAATTGCTGGGATTTAATTTTAAATGTGTAGATCTATAAACATTGTTAAAGAAACAAATCCACCATTAAAGATATCAAATAATCAATAACAGCCTCTTTATGCGGAAGTCTTGGGTTGGTAGAATTGTTCTCCCTTTCCTGGATCTCCACATTCAGACAGTAAAAtgttgagtactgtgttcagagCACAAACATTCCTAACTCTACATGAAGTTGTCTTGTTTCGATAGCATGCTGTAATAATTATGTGAGTCTGGAGTAAAAACCCAGCCACTTCAATTTCATGCATACAGAGAAGTAACTTAGTTTTTTTTATTCTCTGCTAGAAATATAAAGGGAGAAATTCATATGCGAGTGGAAGTTTACAGGGAGCTGCCAGGGGAATTTTTAAACTGTAAAGACACCTCTCAGTTGTATAGATCTATGCAGAAATGAACTTATGGTTAGATATCGACACAAGAGTTAATCTCAGAGTGTCCTATTGATTACTAGTCCTTGTTCAGAAGTGCCTTGGATATGCACGTTTTGCTTTCAGAATTATTTATGTTTTTCCCTGAGGATATAAAATGACAACTGATATTTTTATGTTGAGTTTATAGATCTGTTGGTTTTTGAGTGTCTGAATTTCTGGAACATGCATGGACTAAGGTTTTACTGAATTAATCAGCACAACAACATTTATATCAAGTATGTGCATGTATTCTTTTGTGTGTGCCCGTGTGTACACATCAGCATCTAATGAAGGTGTTTCTTGGCAGATTTCTCTCAGCTTGTTTCATGAACTGACATGCACCTCATTGGCTCCTGCATAATCTTCTCCAAATCATGACCTGTGTTtgcacagctgctgtcacctgcaGTTTAAACACACTCTGCTAAGGCAGTTGGTGTAAAACATTTGTAGAGGGTAATGCCAAAGCTGAAATAACATCAGGTCACATCAGGTTATGAATTTCCGTAATACTCAATCGTCTGTCACAGAAGCAAGATACTCGTTGTGAAGGCACAGATAGCTTCACTGAAGTAACCTTAGCTCCTTTATACCTTAGCTTCACCCCAGTTTTCAGTTTTGCTGCAAGCAAGAATGAAACATCCATCTCTCCCTTTGTCATCACCAGCTCTGGCTGTTGGGCAGATGAGGCAGCTGGCTGTGAAGGCCAGGACTGGTGAGTGGCGCTTCGGTTAACTGCAGAAATTGCCAGGAAACTACGGCATATAAACTACACGGACTGGGACCTTTGGCTCATTTTAGGCTTACTACTATCTTTTTCACCTAGCCagctggtgtgggacagtgAGATAAGGCTGTTTGCTGTAAGAAGCGCCAGGATGATGCCGATATTCCCCAGTGCGGGAAGTGTCCGGCTGCCGTCTGCGCTCCGGAGGTACTACAGAATATTTCAGAGGCCAGCTCGCCGCCCAGATCCATGGTCCATGTGCCGACAAGAGGTGCATTTCCTGACCCTTCCCGAAATGCAGTTTCATTTGCTTCGGACGATGGCTCCCCTACGCGGATGCAGCGGCCACGAGGTGTCAGCGTTACCGCGTCGGCGGCGGCCAAGCTCTGCTAGCCCCAGCTCTCGCCGCGCTGCGGCCACGCTGCACCATCTACACTGCCGAGGTGGTCAAACAGCCTCAGCAAGGCTGCGGAAGAGCCCCCACTAAGCTTGCTGTGAAATAGTCTTCAAATGGTAGCGCGAAAACACTGCTCTGTAGAGCCGCTTTTCACTACTCTTTAGGCAGCACTCAAACACTGCTGACCCAGACTGCACAGTCACCTTGTGAGTTGCTCCAAAGTGCTACTTTCACCCTCACTCCAATAATTTTCgctctctctgcagtgtttcCAATTGTTCCATTTGTGCAGCACACTTCTCATGTCACTGGAGGTTTCAGGTATAAGTCCCAGTTCCTGGGCATGCCTTTTACTTAAGTATCTGCCTCCGGGTTGTGAATTCTAGTTAAACCGAGGCATTCAAGGATTAACTGACAACAGTTGTTGCTTCACTTGCACGTTATGCGTGCAAGACTGACTTGTGTCTTGCATATAATACCATCAGAGCATTAGAAGATTTAGGATCCCACCTACAGTCATTCAGACTTCTCCCACAGTCTGTAACTGATCTAGAGCTTCCATCTACCTAACAAAGCTCAAGTTCTTCCTGGATCTGTGCTGTAAATAGATGAGAACATATACCTGTATTATCATGCAGTTTATTTTTGGCTATATCTGTAGCCTTAGAACTGAAGGCAGGgagaaagccttttcttcttcaatTTTTACATACCTGATGCTGCTGTAAATTTATCTGGGCAATGACCAGCAATGTCAtgtatctttttttcccttttcaatacatgcccccccccccccccccccccttttttttttttttttcctttttaatactTTCTCATATTAAAATTTCTTAGTATGCCAGAATACAATCAAGGCTTCCAAATATTTTCAGCAAATAGGCAGTTTCATAGTCTATTGGAGATTGCAGCACATGACACTGTAATTACCATCATAGTCAACAACTACTTCTAATGGCACAGTGGTAAgagctgcttgaaaggaaaagtGTGGAGCTAATCTCAATGGAGAGCTGACCTCCTACcaagagcagcccagagctgtgttACATCAGAGCTTTAGGTTGGCCTGTGACATGACTGTGCCTCTTTCTTCTATGCTGTGCCtggctttttttgtgtgtgagaAAAAGCTTTGCTACTGCTTTTCTCTACTAAGGCATGTGATTTATGTAGATGGAAGTCATACTAAATAAATACAGATTATTTGTACATGTGAAGTAGCTAAAATGAAGTCTCTATTAACCAGGGCTCTCTAGTGGTCTGCAATACTTCTGGGGATTCCTACTTGTAAATAACTGGGAATAACtggaaaaacaaactaaaaagtcTATCTCCTGATGACAGATTACTCTTACTTAGATACCCCAGAGCACCTCTTACACTGGTTATGGGTAAGCTGTGGATTTGATGTGCAAATAATTAGCTGTGCATTTGGCCAGccaagagtgtgtgtgtgtgcgtgcgtGCACACATGCATGCACAGGGATTTGAGAGTCTGCTCTGAGATGTGGGAAAATGAAGAGAGCTCTCTTTCATTCACTCCTTCGCTCCCAGGCAGGAAGTCAGGCTTTTAGACTGTTGTGTCTTTCTGCAATAACTCAGTGGTAATAATAGGTTAAATCAATCTAATACCTCTCTGTTTTTTACAGCACCCAATAAATACTCCCAACTAACTCTCCCatggttcctttttttttcttcattttgtttAAAAGCTGCAGTGTAAGAGAAGAAAGCACTCTTATGTTTTGAGTGACCTCTAAGAATCTGTAATATTTTGGGAAGGGTCTGCCTGAAACAATGATTGATATTAGAGATAATGCATGTTTGATTTGTCCTAGGAGCAGGAAATCCTTTTTAAAGCCTAGTTCCTAGAGAATGTCTGGCTTAAAGTGCATGAATGGCTTCTTGTGGTATGCAAAGAATTACCTATATGTATATAAAGTATGACTTGGTACCATGTTGAATCAGGATCTTACTTCCTTGGAATCAACTTTAGCCAAGAGCATTTTAGTTCAAATCCAGGCATACTTACGTGAATACTTCCATCCCCCATCCTGCAATGGCTGTGAAGAGCCTTGGGCCTAGATCCCTGGCCGGGTTCATGGCACAGCCGCTGTTCATTCCCAAGGAGCAAGTAATAACAATTATAAGAAGTCCTATTGCAATTGGCTCCAGGCCCTTTGGTACACTGTTATTTCTGGTGTCAAAAATAGCAAATACAACCACAAGAAGAACAGCTGTTGACATCACCTGGTCAATGGAAATAAAAGAGTATTGAATAAGTACATGCCAATTCCTTCAGTGATCAAGAGAGGCTATGGCAGGTCTGTGGACTGTGGTGGCTTAGAGCTGATAGTTAGATTTGTCACACTACAGAACAGCAAAATCTGGAGCTGGTGCCTCTCTGTTTCACAGTAATGAAG
Coding sequences:
- the AQP9 gene encoding aquaporin-9 isoform X2, which produces MTIAIGFAMAVTTAVYVSGGVSGGHINPAVSLAMCVTGRLKWSKLPIYILAQLLGAFVGAAAVFGIYYDAFMEFSNGTLEVTGPNATAHIFATYPAPYLSLINGFVDQVMSTAVLLVVVFAIFDTRNNSVPKGLEPIAIGLLIIVITCSLGMNSGCAMNPARDLGPRLFTAIAGWGMEVFTAGNNWWWVPIVAPMLGAVLGAMTYIVLIEIHHTDNEPGEENDVYDKYELSNME